Sequence from the Temnothorax longispinosus isolate EJ_2023e chromosome 6, Tlon_JGU_v1, whole genome shotgun sequence genome:
TGTGAGCAGAGAGAGAGCGATTGGAATGAAATCAGCTGACTGGCGACTGGCGCGTGTGCTGATTCATGGCTCATGCAATCTCGAGCAACCACGTGATCGCTCGGTGTCGGCGATCAGCTTGGTTATGTCTTCTAAACATCTCGATGAGCGTGACGTCCGTCCAAGTGGCCAAGTGTACAAGACTCCTCATTTCCGTTCGAAGTGCgtcggaaaagaaaaaataacgtGCTCGAGATTCGACCGACGGACTGTCATTATTTCGGAGCACTTTGCGGCGACTCGTCGGACGCCCGTCATCTGttccatttaaattttaaatcgcgTTCGCAGGACGCCGCTGCGTATCATGTATTTCAAGGAGATCTGAGAGACCGCCTCGAGATGTTATCCGTCCTGCGGAATTCTCGCTGTCCATCGACAGCGGGTCGAATCTTGGAGCGATCCGGCAGGCTCTGGTCTAACCTGCCGTCGCTCGTACGCTGTAAATCAGGTGAGCTCGCGGCGACTAACtttggctgcgttcggggagcgcgctattatagcgctattgcatcattctatctttatcgctcatcaggtgtaaaacaataaggatagaataagcaaatagtatagcgctaatagcgcgctccccgaatccaGCCTTAACCTGATGATTCGTTGCTgtcttgttttcttttttttttttacagtgcgTGGGCGTAACCATTTAatctttgttctttttttcagaGAACGTAGTCGTCACTATCGCTGACGTATCGAAGGAAGTGAGGCCAGCGAGCACGCCGGAATACGTTCCAAGAAAATACTGTTAGTGTCGCAGGCTTTGCCGCTTAGAGGCTCCACACCAAGGTTGCAGTCAGTAGATCGTTAAGAGCTACATTTAACGCGCTGctgttttattcttttttaacagTGTTAAACACCCACTCTCAGGAGGCGCTGAGGCATTTAAAATGGATGCTGCAGAAGGACGTTTTGCGACAAGATATGTTTCTGATGGGCGGACCGGGTATGCGAAGGCGCGATCTCGCGCTCGCCTTCCTGGAGCTGACCGGACGGGAATTGGAGTTCATCGCGCTTACCCGCGACACGACGGAAGCGGACTTGAAGCAGAGGCGAGAGATCAAAAGCGGCACCGCGTACTATCACGATCAGAGCGCGGTGAGGGCCGCGACCAACGGGCGAGTTCTCTTGATCGAAGGTGTGGAAAAGGCGGAGCGGAATGTGTTGCCCgtgctaaataatttattggagAATCGCGAGATGCATTTGGAGGACGGTAGATTTCTCATTCCGGCGTCCCGCTACGACAAATTGCTCAAGGTACTAATCTACCTGCGATTTACTTATAGGGTTTCGTTGATGTCTTTCTGCGAAACTATGTCTAAGCTgctacttttaattatatgtaatttattttcagacgCACACTCAGACGGAGTTGGACAAGTGGCGTCTCGTGCGGGTCAGCGaagattttatagtaatagCATTAGGCTTACCGTCACCGCGATATCCTGGCCACCCGCTAGATCCCCCTCTCAGATCCAGGTTCCAGGCGCGTCACATTCCGCCGCCGAAGTTCGAGGTAAGTATACCCGAGTGCGCGTGActttaaaaagattaacgTGATCGGCCAGAGAGGAATAAAACCGAGTAGATTCCGCGTGTCGTTCCGCAAGAAGCGTCACAATGTTGAACGTTACGCGGAACGTACCGGTGTCACCTTTCCAGGACATATCGCGCGCGGAGTCGAAGTAAACGTTTAGAAAAGTCATTAAACAAGTTTCTGATTGCATAGCGATGCGGCTTCATCAAAACTTGGTCGCGGTAATTCGCGATTGTACGTATTCGTACGATTGCCTGGGGCccattattaaaattgccTCCCCCGACAATTAAGGGACACGGAGTCTGATTTATGTCTCAATTATGCTCTCAGTCTCGCTCGGCTATCAGATGTATAACTGTTACGATAAAAGTACGAGGAAGCAACAATTTGGATAATTCAGCGGGGGAGGGAAGGAAAGAGGGGATTCTAAGGGAATGTCGTATGTAAAACTATCCGCTCGCGCGTCTCGAAGGAGACGGTTGCGCACGTGGATATTACTCAGGCGAAACTTTCGCCTGATTTATGGGGCCGGGAGTGGCGTACCATTAGGCATGGGGTGCGGAGGTCGTCACGGAACCCCTCCGCGGGGGGCACTCCGTCCCATCCCTTCCTTCCGGTGTTCCTCTCGTTCGCATATAAACGCGGGCTCGTGGCTGCGCCATGGCCACAGGCATCGCGCGGCTTGGATCGCGTGTCCCCGGCAGTCGAAACTCTACCTGTCCTCCCCGTGTACGCCCGCGAGTCGATACGTTGGGATTCGAACGAGCTTATACGTATTAAAGGAGGCAAGCCGGGAAGCCGTCGGTTCTCCAAGTCCCGGCGCATAGTTCGACAGCGCGGGTAACGTCTGTCGCGTCGTCACGAATGTAATTAGATTGCAATTGCTCTCGCtcgtttgaaattttttgccgTTGATGGCCGTATAGGTGATCGCTTCCACCTGGTGCCGATCAGaattgaagaagaagaagaagaaatttttttgcgaGATGGTGCCGTGACAATATCATCCGCGTACCctcgtttatttattactaaaggATATTGAAGGGATGTCAACTACGTtgatttatagttttttttttaccaccGTCAATTTATATTCCGAAAAACGCGGTAGATAAATCATAtactaaatacatattaaattttaatataatcttacAGTTATCTATTGCGCAGTGTTGAGATATAACGTTATTGAatcctgaaataaaattgactgGGCATAGAAAACGCCAAGCTTTTTTTATCGGACCTTgaaacgttatttatttaccgcTCGAGGTAATTATTAATACCCTTCCGCACATCGTATCGCGTTATGCCGGCTATATGGGCATCATCGGAGAGGCCTTTGTTCGTCCGAACCGTCTGGGTGGACGGTATGCGTCACGCTGTTCTATCACCTGACGATCCCGTCGTCGTTAATCCGCGGCTACGTCGGCATCCGCGAACGTCCATGGAGAAGAGTTTCCCCGCGAAACGTCAACAGGCCGAGACCAGACTGGATCGCTTGAACAGCTGCTTTATGAATCTGCACGTGGTGGTGGAGAAGAATTTTCCGGACAGCAAGATCCCGCCGAGGATCGTGCGCAGACAATCGGCTCCACCCTGCGCGAGGATGTGCAGCGAGAAAGCCGGAGGTCTCCTGGAGATATATGTGAACGACAAGTCGGACGAGGACCGCGTGAGTTATCAAACGTTagaaaatgaagaaacgaCGTTTTCGACGAGCGAGAACCTCGATTGCAACAGCGTCGGACAATCGTTGCGCTTGCAGCGAGACGCGTTCTCCACTATGACGGAATACAAGCAAGCCGATAGACCGTCGGACGCGCATTGGAATCCGTTGTCCGAGAGGGTGTTACAGTGGCTGGACCTCTCCGGGAGAGCGCAGGACTACGAGCTTGAGACCGGGTCGGAAGAGAATTCAAGAGTCCGAGAGGATGATCGGCGATGGGGTGCTGCCGCCAGGAGGAGGAGACATCTCTCCCAGACGCGCGAGGGTTCGATGTTCACGGAGAGAGAGCGCGTAGTCGTGCAGAACTACAAACTGCAGAAGAACTTGAAATTGGAGTGCGAGACGAAGTTTGCTCGGAAGCGGTTATCCAGGATGAAAGATAAGACGGAAGAGGACGGAGTTCGGAGGGAGGAGAGCATCGGTTCGAAGACGCGAGCTACGAGCGCGGAGGAGTCCGATTTGAGGAACGATGATGAATCGGGAAACGATCGGTTGGCCGTGTGGTCCCCGCCTGGCCGTCTGCAGCTGCACATCGTCATGCCGAGCTTCAATTCCATTGAGAAACGGACGTCCTCGCTGGAATCCCTGGCCTGCGATTGAATGATAGACTGGTCAAACGCGCGTTCCTATTTTCGTGTGTGTCATCGTTCCAACTGCGCCTGACATTCTTTTTACCGTCACCTGCCTCGATGTCGCGTTGTGAGTTTTTATTTGTCAGCGCGGATGGGAAAGGAAACGAAGCGAATATTTGTAATCaacgatatttaataaacagtttgctcattttttaaaagtgacAATGTGCAATTATTGTTGCTAAAGACCTGGTGCATTTTATGACGTTTGTCGAGACGCGAATATATGACGTGGTGCTGCAAAAATGTAaggtatttattaaattataactacattataactacaaaattataaatttctataaataagttttgattaaataattattatacgtcaacaatttttaaatgcacaAAAGTGTGTCCGAATATTCAAACTTTCGAATGCAAgcttattatgaaaaaaaaaaacttttggaTAATTCTgttactaaatttttttattatttaatgtttaacgAGCTGACAAAAAAGTTATACTGTACAATTCCCTTTCAGTTTAACTTTGCGATACATCTTGACATTCTGCGATAGATAGCATTTTCGTTGAGAGTTAATCCGCAGCCGTGTCGCGAGCCCGTTATTGTCTGTCGAGAGAATTGGAGTCGACGGAGACATCGCCTTGTTTTACGTCGGTCGGAAACTGAATAGAACTcagttaataataaactcATAGAAAAGATCATTTAAAActtcaaaataattacacGGCATGGAGTATTTAAACCATTTCTCGTGAAACGAATATTATCCGTCACGAAGCGTAGAGTACATATTGCTTGCCCGGTAGAAATTGCTGTCACGCGCAGAAACGAACCCAGAGACACATATGTCAGAGAGTTCACAGATAATTTATAGAcggttttaatttaaataaagttactATAACTCTAAAATGctaacttataaattattacagtattaaagtattataaattatattacgattCTTTcactaattaaatattttttttggaaaatttcaaaaattttttttataaattaaaacaatttttagaaGTAGAGTATTTGCGTCAtagatgtataaaattataattatattctagtCATTTGTTTCTAATCCCAAGAAGAGTGCGACCTTATCTTTTTGTTCTCAATTTTTGCTTGAAACagaaatacgaaaaattatattattttattactttattaaattttattatttatgattttattatacgttACGTAATATTATTCGGATTAGATCGGAGTTAGCCTTGCGTTTTACATGGATTATATGTAACATTGCTCGTGACTTCGTTGACTTGTATGCCACCTCCGCGAAATTGCAATCGCTACAATggaaaacgaaaataatagAGCGGCGTGTTTAGGAATCGCACAAGACAGCTCTATAATATGCCCGGCGTCTATTTTCAGAGTAATAAAACTTGGTGGAGAAAGGGGTGCGCGGACATCTATTTTCTACATACACGGCATCATCGTTTAATAATCAATCATCGCGAAAGTCGGCGTATTAAAATAGAAGTTTGACTTTACTGCTGATGGATGTCCTTTGGAAAAAATGTTGCCATACTTTAAGTCTACCCGAGTCTACCGTGACCCATCCGTAGTTATTTATCACGAGTGGTAGATGCGTGAACACTTGAATAACACATAGCAATAGTTACGGTAACTTTAGAACCAGCCGCATTTCCTAAATATACACCgaagttatattattacatttctgCAAAGTAAAGTCTAAAGCTGCAAAAATATCGCTGTTGAAATAATGACAGTCTTTTATCCGATAATAAATACGATATTCTTCATCTCCGACGCGAGTGCATTGAACTTGGAAATTGCTGTGGAAATGGGGAATCGCGTGTTTGCGAAATAAGCCAGTTAACGTCCTGATAGCCCGGTGACACATCTATGAAACAAGACTGCGAACTTTTCCGAGCTCGGGCTTCACGGTTAACAACAAGCTCGCATTTTAATTCGCGACTGATACCGCGAATCGGTCGTCgatcatttattattcatcCGCCTCGAAATCGACGTGATGTTTGACAAGGGCAGATAACCGGAAGTACCTGAATACGTTGAGCGGAGCTGCGTAATAACCGTACGTGGTGTCGAGGGAGTTACCGAACGTTTCGACCGAAAATTGATTCTCTTCTATTTTTGCGGCGGGTGCCGGGGACGAGTCACGAAAACCACATTTCCGCCAACGCCGCAATTACGGCCGATCGAGGGCTCGAGATTATAACTCGGGCCGATTGAAAGTTTTCGATGGAAATTCCGAGGGTGGGCGGATATCTCTCGGCACGGCTTCCGTGCCGAGTGGTAGTTATTCACTCGGTGCTCGGGCGCGCAATGTTGGAAAGCTCTCGGTGTTaatcactctctctctctcggaagGAGGACCGTTTCGTACCGAATCGCGGTATATAACATTCCTCACGTGCACGCTTCCGTCGGTTCTTCTCTGCCTTTCTCTCCCTGTCCCTCTCCCTCGGATGCCAGCTATGCCGACGAAGGCGGAGAAGTAATGAGAAGATAGTTCCGCACCGAATTCTAGTAGTTCAACGCACTGCAGATAGACCGTTAAGtaacgttaaataaattacgccCAGCAACAGCCCTGTAAACTTTCCGAGTTGCGAACTTTCGTCAGCCGGGTGACTACTGCAATGCTCGAGCGCGAGAAATGTTATCAGGCTGTTATCAGTTGCCCGCGAGCGTAACGATATTAAGCATTAAGTTCTTCACTTGCTTGCTTAATGACTGAAAACTCGATTGCATCTTCTGGCTGGTTGTTAAATACAGTGatatagttaaatataattatatttgacagTATCGATACCTTCGTTctgtaagaaaatagaagGCTACAGAGTGTGctagataatttatttaaattttagtgTATTTTTGGGGATATCGAGGTACTATATATCAAGATTTGATTTTTAAGGAACAATTCGAGGTCTTGAGAAACTTAACGCCGAACGTCGACGGTGGGAAATTGTCGCAATTGTTatcgtgcgctcacgcattaGTTACTCAAGAAGCTGTCACCATAGGCCTGCCAGATTTTCCTTTGGACAATTTGCCGTCGGCTGCTTTAATTATGGTAAATTTCTAGGATACCGCAGGCACCTTgtcgttatttttatactaatttCGCGTGTTTGTGCTTAGGACAAAAATCCCGACTTGTCGGTGTACGACATTTTCCATAGATTCTACCCGTACAAACTATTTTTGGGTAAAGAGGGTCAGAATGCCGTCAAGGATATCCTTGGAACATTTAGCGTATTGAACGATTCCAAAACGGAGCGTAGCGTTACTAGTAAAGTAGACGTTACCAAGAAAGCTGACGATTCTTTGGAGATCAGCATAAAACGCGATAATACGAAAACAAGTTTTCACGTAAgctgtataaataattattcgcaTTGGTTCTACGTTATTAATCACCGCTGCTTATTGTAAGTATCCGTATCTATTTTGCGAATAGGTTCCCCGCGGCACGAGCCAATTATCTAATGGCGCGAACAACGATTATTATATAGAGACTAATTATCAGAATAATTTGTTGGCGAGCATGCTGGAATCTCATTTGGCGTCCGACTTTTGCTTGATCGGACCGAAGGGCTGCGGCAAGTCCACCACCGTCCGACGGCTCGCCGATTTATTAGGGTATCAAGTGGAGCCAATAGTACTTTATCAGGCAAGTCTACCTTTTGCGAGAGTACCCGCTAATATCCGATTTGCGCTCTCGTTCGCAAGAGGAGCAAGAAACGATCCAACTCAGCTCCAACTTAGAAAGACCAGTCGCGCCTGCGATCGCGGCGTAGTTTGTTCGAGAAATGAAACGGTTGAAATATTTCCTTAGGATATGACTTCCAGGGACCTGATACAACAACGGACCACGTCGCTTAACGGCGACACGGTATGGAGAGATTCGCCGCTGGTCGACGCGGCCCTCCACGGCAAACTGGCCGTGCTGGACGGCATCAACAGGATTCATTCTAGCACCTTAGCTGTACTGCACAGGTAAAATCGCGTTCGCGGTTCGTGGTATTTAACAAGCGAATTTACAAGCGATGATAACGCGACCGCGTTTGCCTATAGATTAGTTCACGATCGGGAGCTCCAGTTGCACGATGGTAAGCGGCTCATACGAGCGGATCGTTACGACGAGATAAAGAAAGAGTATAACAGATCCGACGACGAGATGCGCGACCGCGGTGTCCTGCGAATCCATCCCGCCTTCAGGCTGATAGCCTTGGCCGAGCCGCCGGTCATCAATAGCTCGTCCGGTCAGTGGTTGAATTCCGAGCTGCTCAGTTTATTCCTCTTCCACGAGATGAGGCCGCTCGGCAAACGCGAGGAGATTCACATCATTCGGTCAAAGGTGATCGCAGGAAAGCTTGTATAGATGCATCCTCGATCGCAGATAGATTCTTATCGAGTACTTTCTTTGCAGTTTGGGGAACCTAGCCAAGCATTGCTAAGTATCGTAGAATTAGCGCATGTCTTACGTTCGTCCAACGATCCGACCTTACTGTCTCTCGCCGGATCGCTCAGCACTCGACAGCTTTTGAGAATCGCAGAGCGAATGCATCGATTTCGATGCGACGACGCTTACAACGCGGTGCAACGCGCGTGTCTGGCGCGCTTCTTGCCGGCGATCGCGAAGGAGGCTCTCGAGGACTCCTGCCGTCGCCTCGGCATCGTCCCGCCCAAGTCCACGGTGGATTCGGCGATCGAGTGCTCGGTTACGGAAGACTCTGTTAGGATCGGTGACACGGTCGCAGATCGGTATCGTACCACGGCGCTCAGTAAAGTACCCGACATCGTGTTCTACGACGTGCCGGAGCACGTCGCGCTCTTGGAGCGACTGTTGCAGGACTTCGGTCTGGGACAGAATTTCCTGCTGGTCGGCAATCAGGGCGTCGGCAAGAACAAGATCGTGGACCGGCTGCTGCAGCTGCTGAACCGGCCGCGCGAGTACATTCAGCTGCACCGCGATACGACCGTGCAAACTTTGACTCTGCAGCCGATGGTCAGGGACGGCAAAGTCGTTTACGAGGACTCGCCGCTCGTACAGGCCGTTAAACTGGGCCacgtcctcgtcgtcgacgAGGCGGACAAAGCGCCCACGCATGTGACGTGTATATTGAAAGTACGTACTCGACGTTATAGCGGAGCCATTATGGCGCGAACACTTTGTCGGTCGTGAATCGCGAGACGATTCCTGTCATTTTCAGACCCTCGTGGAATCGGGCGAAATGATTCTGTCGGACGGTCGACGAATTGTTCCCCGTGGCAGCGGGAACGCCCGCAGCGCGAACAGCATACCGATGCACCCGGACTTTAGGATGATCGTGTTGGCTAACAGGCCGGGTTTCCCGTTTTTGGGCAATGACTTCTTCGGCGCTCTGGGAGACCTGTTCAGCACGCATTCCGTCGACAATCCGAGTATTCGAAGCGAGATTCAGCTCCTGAAGCAGTACGGTCCGCACATAGACGAGCGGACGATACATAAATTAGTGAGAGCTTTCGGCGAGCTGAGAAGTATGGCCGACCAAGGCCTAGTCTCGTATCCTTATTCGACCCGAGAGGTGGTTAACTTAGTTAAACATCTAGAGGTAAGATGATACGAGGATCTTTCAGGATGATCGATCAGTGACGATGTAATTGATGACgcactttttaataatgttgtaGAAATTTCCGAACGAACCGTTGGGTACCGTAGTGCGTAACGTCTTCGATTTTGATCGATATAGCCAGGAAATATTCGACACTTTGGTAACCGTGCTCCATAAGCACGGAATTCCCGTTGGAACGAGTCCAACCAATGTTGCCTTAGCTAAGGAGTAAGATAATCTTTACGTACTCTCTTtaagtattttgtaaaatatataaacacacaagagtattagaaaaatataattaattcggacaattttgtactttatcaattttatgatGAACCTATTGTTATacgtaataaatgaaaatacgagaaaaataaagatacgaAATGTCGATTTTCACACGCGTACAATGTCCTTTCCCCTTTTCCATTGCAGAATACCTTTGCCTGAGATGAAGATCTGTGGTAGTTGGAACGTTTTGAGCACGTTTCAAAATATGCCCGTTCAGGAAAGGTACGTTAAGTTGAAATCGCCGACATTTCCAACGCAAAACGATCGAACGCTGGATCGAGTTGAAGCCAGATCGGCCTGGTTCACGGAACTCCAGAGTTACTGGACACTACCCATTAGCGAAAACAGCACGGTGACCGCTTTAGCGGTCGCGAATGGAAGTAAAGGGGATGGCACGGACGACAGAATACACGTTCTCACCTCGAATCCCCTGAGTATATTTAGCATGACGCCGGAGTCCGACCAGATTCGCGAAACGTCGCTGCAAGGTGTGATCAGCCCCGTTAGGGGCAATATGCCGTTTTACAGCATCGCGGTCGACAATCTCGGGGACGTTTTAGTTCACGAAGAAACTGTAAGTAGTCTGTTAGTAACGCAAACCCTCCCTTTCCCTCGTAATAGCGTTCATCGGATCTGATCGTTTTTAGAGCAATTCAATACTCGTGGTAAACGTAAACGAGGGTTCGATTCGAGAACTGCAGTTTTCGTCCTTTCTGGATACCGCCAGCGACAGGATATCGAACGCCTTCAGGAGCAAAAATTTTCAGTGGAAGATGAAGGCGGATCTACTCCCGTCGCATAATCTGATCGTTTTGTACACGCAGGACCACGACAAGCTCGAAGTTATCGATTTGCAGAGCATGTGCGCTTACTCGATGAGCTTGCCGTGCAACATCGAATCGGTCTTACTCGCGTCCGACAGGAAATGGTTGATTCAGGACGCGTCGAAGGATAAGTACATTCTTACGAAATCCTCGGATTCCGATCCGTGCCCGTACGTGCTGCGCGAGTTGGCCGAGTCTAACAGCGTCGATCTGAAGACCGGCAGTGTCTTGAATTGCGGCAGGAGCAGCCTGCACAAAACGGAGCTGAGCAAAGCTCTTCAGCAGAAAATAGACTGCCCGAACAGACTCCTGGTGACCGATAATACGTACGCCGGCATAGCGACGGGCTTCCCCGATTTGGACAGCTCTAACGAGCTGCACTTTTGGCCGAGGAGAGGAAGAACGCGCAGCTTCATAACGCCTATTGTTACGCAGAACGGCCAGGTGATCCGAACGATCTCGCCCAATCAGGTACCCGACGAGGTTTATCCGAAGGACACGAAGCACACGGGAATTTCCGGCTACTTAGAGATAGTCGACACGGTGAACCACAAGCTGCGATACATACCTATTCCGGAGTAAGTAAATTTGCAAcaagcattaaatttttaaggaaaaattaaataaattaaaataaaaaatgtaatatgatGCTATGAAATATGAGAGTTGTAGAACTTTATTCACGTT
This genomic interval carries:
- the C12.2 gene encoding von Willebrand factor A domain-containing protein 8 isoform X3, which translates into the protein MTFVETRIYDVVLQKCKEQFEVLRNLTPNVDGGKLSQLLSCAHALVTQEAVTIGLPDFPLDNLPSAALIMDKNPDLSVYDIFHRFYPYKLFLGKEGQNAVKDILGTFSVLNDSKTERSVTSKVDVTKKADDSLEISIKRDNTKTSFHVPRGTSQLSNGANNDYYIETNYQNNLLASMLESHLASDFCLIGPKGCGKSTTVRRLADLLGYQVEPIVLYQDMTSRDLIQQRTTSLNGDTVWRDSPLVDAALHGKLAVLDGINRIHSSTLAVLHRLVHDRELQLHDGKRLIRADRYDEIKKEYNRSDDEMRDRGVLRIHPAFRLIALAEPPVINSSSGQWLNSELLSLFLFHEMRPLGKREEIHIIRSKFGEPSQALLSIVELAHVLRSSNDPTLLSLAGSLSTRQLLRIAERMHRFRCDDAYNAVQRACLARFLPAIAKEALEDSCRRLGIVPPKSTVDSAIECSVTEDSVRIGDTVADRYRTTALSKVPDIVFYDVPEHVALLERLLQDFGLGQNFLLVGNQGVGKNKIVDRLLQLLNRPREYIQLHRDTTVQTLTLQPMVRDGKVVYEDSPLVQAVKLGHVLVVDEADKAPTHVTCILKTLVESGEMILSDGRRIVPRGSGNARSANSIPMHPDFRMIVLANRPGFPFLGNDFFGALGDLFSTHSVDNPSIRSEIQLLKQYGPHIDERTIHKLVRAFGELRSMADQGLVSYPYSTREVVNLVKHLEKFPNEPLGTVVRNVFDFDRYSQEIFDTLVTVLHKHGIPVGTSPTNVALAKEIPLPEMKICGSWNVLSTFQNMPVQERYVKLKSPTFPTQNDRTLDRVEARSAWFTELQSYWTLPISENSTVTALAVANGSKGDGTDDRIHVLTSNPLSIFSMTPESDQIRETSLQGVISPVRGNMPFYSIAVDNLGDVLVHEETSNSILVVNVNEGSIRELQFSSFLDTASDRISNAFRSKNFQWKMKADLLPSHNLIVLYTQDHDKLEVIDLQSMCAYSMSLPCNIESVLLASDRKWLIQDASKDKYILTKSSDSDPCPYVLRELAESNSVDLKTGSVLNCGRSSLHKTELSKALQQKIDCPNRLLVTDNTYAGIATGFPDLDSSNELHFWPRRGRTRSFITPIVTQNGQVIRTISPNQVPDEVYPKDTKHTGISGYLEIVDTVNHKLRYIPIPEPVNVSPLTQWLYAKDLPLYASLTSNEGLVTIDAGGCVRLWETSITNIEKSLGAWRKMIGADEEKMQITKERYSGQNVSGPKHGRIDKNNEPHVGGNTWAGGTGGRDTAGLGGKGGPYRLDAGHTVHQLSDEEKNAVPEHIKKAAREMGLRAFKQRLKDIKMSEYDHKLYAQFSDAVHNQVQALRVILGTLQAKSNERQWCRHQTSGELDDTKLIEGLTGEKTIYRRRAEKEPEIGAPQLKPKRLKLVADVSGSMYRFNGYDGRLDRELEACVMVMEAFSGYEGKFQYDIVGHSGDDYRIVFVDRTQPPTDNKRRLEVIKTMHAHSQFCTSGDNTLEATQHAIASLAKEDSDESIVVVLSDANLERYGISPARFAKLLTSNADVNSYAIFIGSLGDQATRLMKKMPSGRAFVCMDLKNIPRILQQIFAASVLSTTRST